AACTAGACGACTGAACCAAGGCAAACTCCATTGGCCCGGTATTCGGCACGGCGACGAGGTCGAACTCGACAACGAACAACTCCAGGCGTTGGTACTGGGCCTGCCGTGGCAACGAGTCGGCGCAGGCGGTGTGATCAACATGCTGTAAACGCCGGCCTTTTGACCGGTCTGCTTGTCATCGTTCCGCGCCTGCTCTGGCACAATCGGCGACATGACTTTATCGCCCAACCTCGACCAGATGACCCCGGAACAGCCTCGTGCCTTGGCGGCACAGGCGTTGTAGCTGCAGTCCCAGACCGAGTCGACGAGCAGGAAGATCCTGAACGATCAAATCCTCATCGAGCAGTTCAAATCCGAAATCATCCTGCTCAAACGCCACAAGTTCGCCAAGCGCAGCGAGCAAATCAGCCCGGCGCAAGGCAGCTTGCTGGATGACCTGGTCAATACAGACCTTAAAGCGATCGAAGCCGAGCTGAAACAGCCTCTTCCCGCTTCGTCACAGGCCGAGCCACGGCAATTGCCCAAACGTGCGCCATTGTCGGCGCAGCTTCCGCGCACCGTGTCATCACGAACCAGAAGGCACCCAGTTCGGCCTCAGGGCCGGCACTGGTCGATGGTAGATGTGACGAAAAAGGGCCGCGTACTCCGGCAGCTTATTCAGGCCCCCCGATTACTGCATCGCCCCAAGCTGGGCCGAGCGAATGACCGGGGCCATTGCATCGATCATCAAGGCGAGTGCTTGAGCGCCTTGCTCGGTCCCATCCCACGCATGGCCAAGCGCACGACGAATCGCCGGATTTTCCGTGAGCTCAACAATATCTCTAATTATGCCAATATTGGCATAAGTCAAAGCTTGTTCCACCGCAGGCGTAATGGTTTTTATGTGGCCGTTTAGGAATTTCGACAGTGTATACTGAGGCACACCAGAACGCCTGGAATACTCATTTACAGAGATTCCAAGCCCGGAGATATGGCGCCGTAGCTCATGGCGTGCAGCAATGAGTTCGACTGACTGTTTCGTTGCGATTCTTGGCATAGGTTGGTACGATAGCAACTATGCGAAATCCCAACAAGCTCTCACTCACTGGGAGGTGGAAGAGAGATGAAGAAAAATGATGCGGGCAAGCGCTATCGGCTAGTGGAAAACACACGTGCCCGCTTAGGCCAGGTCATGACGCCTCCGCCCTTGGCGAGCGCAGTGGTGTGCTTGATGGGAGCGCAGGGTGGAAATTGGCTTGAGCTCGGCTCTGGATCCGGGCGCCTGGCTGAAGCCGTCAGCTCCGGCGCAACTCCTGCGAGTTATCTGGGAGTCGAAGTTGAGCCTTCCATTATTGCGTTGAGCCCTTCGCTACCCGGATTCAGCTTTGTACAGCAGGACGTGTTAGCGGTTGATGAGCTCGCACGCACTCTGGAGCTGAAACAGTTCGATCACGTGATTGGCAATCCCCCCTACGGTATTCACGGGTTCTCCGCCGAGGCAGCTGCTCGACTTCAAAAGCTATGCCCTGATCTGGAAGTTCAGGGCAACTGGGCGCCGATCGACCTTTACTTCGTACTCGAATCTCTCGCCAGGCTCAAACCCTCAGGCTCTGCAGCCTTCATCGTGGGTGCGGATATTCCTTGCGGCACGCAAAGCCAACGGTTCCGCAAAATGCTTCTGGATAAAGCATCTGAGATTGAGTGCTACGAACTTCCGCAGAGTGCATTTGGTGGCTATGTAGAGGTTCAGGCGTATGCTCTGATCGCCCGCTACGGGAAGAGCCGAGCTCGCCACGTTTCACTCGGGCGCTTAAACGACCAATTCCAGATAACGGCATTGCGCCGCGTGAGCCCCGCTCAAGCTATTTCGAGCATGGATCTGAGCAGCCATGAGTTCGCCGAAATCGATGCTGCATTACGCCAGTCCAGCCAAGGGCTAACCATGAAGGATCTGGAAGTGTCGATCATTCGAGGCAGTCGTACGCGCTCACAGTTCTCCCAGCTTGGCGTCGCGCACTTCCACACCTCCGACTTCCCTCGATCCGGAATGGAGGTTTCGTTTGAAACAGCCCCTTCTCCCGACTTCCAGCAGGCGACAGTCGGCGATATCTTGTTGCCAAGGGTGGGCACGCGTTGCCTGGAGCACAAGGCGGTAGTCGTGAGTGGGCAGGCACCCTATTCCGAATCAGTATTCCGTGTCCGCATGCCGGCGAAACACCAAGAGAGAGTCGTACGCTGGATCACCAGCTCGGAGTGCTCGGCTTGGCGTCGCGCGGCGGCACGAGGGGCATGTGCGAAGCACCTGACTGTATCAACACTGCTGAGCATGCCTGTTCCACTCTGACCGCCGCGGCTGCTCCCATGTGCAGCACCAGAACCTCCTGAGCCGGTCACCTTTTTAGGATGAAAGGGAATCATGCATTGCCTACTGCTCGGAAATGGCATTAATCGCGCGGCACTGCAAAAGGATTGGACGCAAATCCTTCGCGAACTTTCTCGGCAATTCAACGCAGAAGACCTGACACTCCACCTTGATAAAAAACCGCTATCCATGTTTATCGAGGAGCTGTGCGCGCGATCGGAAGGGGTATTTGCCAGCACCGAGCATTCCGTCAAAGTCGCGTTCGCCGGATTACTGGAACAGATATCTCCAATCCCGGCTCACGAGCGAATATGCAGCCTTTTCAACGTCATCATGACGACCAACTACGACTTCACGATTGAGGAGGCGCTGGCGGGTCCACTGTATCAATCAACTTTCCTGGCTCCCGAATCCAAGTACAGCTTGTTTCGCCGCCATACAGCGGCAGGTGTAGACATCTGGCATGTCCATGGTGACGTGGCCAGGCCGAGTTCCATGGTACTTGGGTTCGACCACTACGCCGGCACACTTCAAAAGATCCGTAACTACGTAACCGATGGGATAGACGTCAAAAAAGCTCGTTTCAAAGTGTCCTCACCGGTGAAAAATGGAATTCTGGATTTCACCACTCACCGCACTATCTACTCGTGGGTGGATTACTTCCTTAGAGACCACATCCACATTGTCGGCCTCGGCATGGACTTTACCGAGATTGATCTGTGGTGGCTGTTATTGCACAAGAGGCGCCGGCGCCATCAAACAGGCAGGGTGTTTTTCTACCACCTGTCCGCAGGCAACCACCCATCCGAGACACCTGTGACCTCACTGCTTCGCTCACTCAATGTCGAAATCGTCCCGATTACCGAATCTACATGGACAGCGTGCTATCTGCGGACGGCAGAAGAAATCGAGAAGCG
This region of Pseudomonas sp. R84 genomic DNA includes:
- a CDS encoding SIR2 family protein, with protein sequence MHCLLLGNGINRAALQKDWTQILRELSRQFNAEDLTLHLDKKPLSMFIEELCARSEGVFASTEHSVKVAFAGLLEQISPIPAHERICSLFNVIMTTNYDFTIEEALAGPLYQSTFLAPESKYSLFRRHTAAGVDIWHVHGDVARPSSMVLGFDHYAGTLQKIRNYVTDGIDVKKARFKVSSPVKNGILDFTTHRTIYSWVDYFLRDHIHIVGLGMDFTEIDLWWLLLHKRRRRHQTGRVFFYHLSAGNHPSETPVTSLLRSLNVEIVPITESTWTACYLRTAEEIEKRIASYPTHFPIPERESFKSQALRDSHRPPPDTIARQRKIRFPKPGKSSPQ
- the tnpB gene encoding IS66 family insertion sequence element accessory protein TnpB, which codes for MDVLVHDGVSVWLATRRLNQGKLHWPGIRHGDEVELDNEQLQALVLGLPWQRVGAGGVINML
- a CDS encoding N-6 DNA methylase, whose amino-acid sequence is MKKNDAGKRYRLVENTRARLGQVMTPPPLASAVVCLMGAQGGNWLELGSGSGRLAEAVSSGATPASYLGVEVEPSIIALSPSLPGFSFVQQDVLAVDELARTLELKQFDHVIGNPPYGIHGFSAEAAARLQKLCPDLEVQGNWAPIDLYFVLESLARLKPSGSAAFIVGADIPCGTQSQRFRKMLLDKASEIECYELPQSAFGGYVEVQAYALIARYGKSRARHVSLGRLNDQFQITALRRVSPAQAISSMDLSSHEFAEIDAALRQSSQGLTMKDLEVSIIRGSRTRSQFSQLGVAHFHTSDFPRSGMEVSFETAPSPDFQQATVGDILLPRVGTRCLEHKAVVVSGQAPYSESVFRVRMPAKHQERVVRWITSSECSAWRRAAARGACAKHLTVSTLLSMPVPL